One window of the Salvia miltiorrhiza cultivar Shanhuang (shh) chromosome 6, IMPLAD_Smil_shh, whole genome shotgun sequence genome contains the following:
- the LOC130990217 gene encoding uncharacterized protein LOC130990217 encodes MSSASRSEVASSLEPWLQLNNKVVMVTGASSGLGREFCLDLAKSGCRILAAARRVDRLQSLCHEINNRIGSADSNEPGYGRDRARAVPLELDVSASAATVEAAVEKAWDAFGRIDVLINNAGIRGSVHTPLNLSEDEWDSVIKTNLKGTWLVSKYVCARMRDAREGGSVINISSTAGLNRGHLPGSLIYATSKAAVNSMTKVMALELGAYKIRVNSISPGIFKSEITESLIQKDWLKTVAFKTIPLRTHGKSDPALTSLVRYLVHDSSEYVTGNNFIVEAGATITGIPIFSSL; translated from the exons ATGTCGTCGGCAAGCAGAAGCGAGGTGGCTTCCAGCTTGGAGCCGTGGCTTCAGCTTAACAACAAAGTCGTGATGGTGACCGGCGCGTCGTCGGGGCTGGGCCGAGAATTCTGCTTAGACTTGGCCAAATCTGGCTGTAGAATCTTAGCCGCCGCTCGACGAGTCGACCGATTACAATCGCTTTGCCATGAAATCAACAACCGCATCGGCTCGGCCGATTCGAACGAGCCTGGATACGGCCGAGATCGAGCTCGAGCCGTGCCTCTGGAGCTCGACGTCAGCGCAAGTGCCGCGACTGTCGAAGCTGCGGTGGAGAAGGCTTGGGATGCTTTTGGGAGAATCGATGTTTTGATTAACAATGCCGGCATCAGAG GTAGTGTGCACACTCCACTGAATTTGTCGGAAGATGAATGGGATAGTGTCATTAAAACAAATCTGAAAGGAACGTGGTTGGTTTCAAAGTACGTCTGTGCACGCATGCGTGATGCTCGAGAGGGTGGATCCGTGATCAATATATCATCTACCGCAGGTCTCAATCGCGGGCATCTTCCTGGAAGCCTAATCTATGCCACTTCGAAAGCTGCTGTTAACTCCATGACAAAG GTCATGGCGCTCGAGTTAGGGGCTTATAAGATTAGAGTGAACTCCATATCTCCTGGAATTTTTAAGTCGGAGATAACGGAGAGTCTGATACAAAAAGACTGGCTCAAGACCGTAGCATTCAAGACGATTCCTCTACGAACTCACGGCAAGTCGGATCCAGCTTTGACATCACTGGTGCGGTATTTGGTCCACGATTCTTCGGAATACGTAACGGGCAACAACTTCATTGTCGAAGCTGGAGCTACCATAACCGGTATCCCGATATTCTCCTCTCTTTAG